The Cygnus atratus isolate AKBS03 ecotype Queensland, Australia chromosome 25, CAtr_DNAZoo_HiC_assembly, whole genome shotgun sequence DNA segment GGGAGGTTGGGGGTGAGCAGAAGGGGATGGGGGGCACcttgttttggggggggagaggggagcttCTGGAGGGGCTGGGTGGGAATTGGGCATGGGGGGGGAATTAAAGAGGGGAGCTCGGACGTGTCAAGGCGCTTTGTGGCAGCCCCTACCCCACGTCGGTGGGGCTGACCCCTCTCTGCCACCCACAGACATCGCCGTGGGGGCTCCGTTCGAGGGGGGCGGGCAAGGTCTACATCTACCACAGCAgtgcaggagggctgctggcCAAACCCAGCCAGGTGcggacccccccaccccaccccccccaaaaatggAAGGGGGCTCAGGGCTGCCTCTGAGCATCCTGTCCTCCAGCCTGGGACGCAGGGGCTCGAACCCCAAATCCGTGGGGTTGATGGGgtgccggtgcccccccccttccccaggtGGTCAGCGGCTCGGACCTGGGCCCCGCCAGCATGCAGACCTTTGGGTACTCGCTCAGCGGGGGCCTGGATGTGGACGGCAACTCCTACCCCGACCTCCTGGTGGGCAGCTTGGCGGAGAGGGTGGCCCTGCTCAGGTAGGGGCGCGGGGACCGGGGACAGTGCATCTCCGGGGACAGCGGGACGGGTACGGGAGCGACCGGGTTGGGATGCTCAGGCAGCCCCCTGCCTCCACCCCAGGGCTCGCCCCGTGCTCAACATCCTGGACAAAACCTTCACCGTCACCCCCAGCAAGGTGGATCCCGCCCGCTGCACGCCCAGCTCCTGGTGAGACCCGGCACGGCGGGCACCGGGGTCGCGGCACGGTGCCGGGGGCTCCGCTCACCCACCccttatccccccccccccagcatcacAGTGACCGTCTGCTTCGCCTACAACCAGAGCGCTGGCAACCCCAAGTACAACGAGAAGATCAGTGAGTGCACGGGGGGGGTGCGCTGGGGGCACGTGCACGTGCGTTTGTGCGAGGGTGCGTGCAGAAAGGGTGCCCGGAGGGGAACGTGCATGCAGGGGGGTGTGCACGTGTGTTTTGGGGAGGTGTTTTGGGTGTGTTTTGCACGCACTAAAACACGTGTGCTGATACGTGGGGGGGGTGTGCATGTGCTGTGCATGCGCCCAGGGGTTGTGCTGGAGGCATTGTGTGTGTGCAATGGGGCACGCGAGCGTGCGGCACCCACGGCTCTGCTCCCCTCGCAGCCCTGGAGTACGTCCTGGAGGCGGACAAGGAGCGGCACCCCCCCAGGGTGAGGTTTTTGGGGACGCACTCGGCCACCTACCGCGGTGTCTTCCCCATGCCCGAGACCCACTGCGAATCCAAGGAactcctgctgctggtgagTGTGCACGTACACACGCGTGTGCATGGCAGTGCGCCGCAAGCTGCTCTGCGTGCATCACTGGAGCCAGGGGACGAGGAGCAGACGGGATGAGGGGACGCCGGGGTGcggaggggaggagaggtggaAATGTTGGTGGCTGTGGGGTTGTAGGGTCTCGCGAGCAGGCTGTGCCTGCGCATGGCGGGGCTTCGCTGCGattgctgcccccccccccctcacagGAGAACATCCGGGACAAGCTGCACCCCATCGTGCTCTCCATGAACTACTCGCTGGTGGAGAAGCCCAGGAGCTTCCAGCTGGGTCCCCACTCCCTCGACGCCTTCCCCGTCCTCAACCAGGACCAGTCCCACGAGAATGAGACCAAGGTGGGCTGCCCGCGCCCACCGGGCTGCGGGGACGGGAGGGGGCACGGGGCGTGACGTGTGGGGACACCCCTGCCCCTCAGATCGAGTTCCAGAAGGAGTGCGGCTCCGACAACAAGTGCTACAGCAACCTCCAGATGCGGAGCGGCTTCATCAACGAGCAGAATCAGTTCCTGCCCAGGTGAACACCGGGgtccccagcacctctcctgcccACGCTGAGCCACCTCTTGGCCGCGGCGTCCCTATCCTGGACCGTGCTGGGTTCCCCGTCCCACCTGGGGcgtttttggggggggggggggggggttggtggCCCCCCCCCGTGCCGAGCGGGTCCGGTCTCTGCGCAGGCTGAACGGCACGCAGGTGCTGCAGTACAGCCGGGACCTGCGCAAGCTCCACCTGGGCGTGAACATCACCAACGCGCCCAGCACCGACTCCAACGGCGAGGACGCCCACGAAGCCCAGCTCAACATCACCGTGCCCCCCAACCTGCTCTTCTCCTCCGTCCGCCCGGTACGGGGGCGTCCTCCCATCCCCGGGAGGGAGGCTCAAGGGtctgggggggggcgggggggtcccAAGCCTTTTCTCGTGTTCTCTTCTTCTGCAGAGTGGTGCCTGCACCTCCGTGGAGGAGACGGTGCTGTGCGAGCTGGGCAACCCCTTCAAGAAGAACCAGAgggtgagtgtgtgtgtgtgtgtgtgtgtgtgtgtgtgtcaatgcccccccccaaaacccctccGAGCCTGGGCTGGGGTCTCGGGAGGGTCCTTCCCAGCTGCTCCACGGCCCCGGGTGTTGCAGTTGGAGCTGCTCATCACCTTCGAGGTCAACAGCATGGCGCTGGACACGCGGGAGGTGCTGATCTGGCTCGACCTGTCCACGTGAGCgtccctggggtggggggaaaaaggtgctgggagggatgggggggggctTCTCCTGCGCTCGGTGGAAACGCACCCGTGGCACCGGTGTCGTGGCATCGCATCCATCAGCATTGCTGCTCTGGGAAGGGTTTGGGGGGGAGCTCCTTGATGCAGCAGGGGGGGGGGCTCCTTGGGCAGGATGGGGAGCCCCAAAGCtgggcacctggggggggggctccccacACCGCCGCTGACCCCGGCGTGGTGTCGGCAGGCAGAGCACCCAGGAGGACCTGCAGCCCGTGCTGGCCAAGCTGCTGGTGGATTACAGCATCCAGTCCTCGCTGACCGTGTGAGCGCAGCCCCCCCCTtgttctccccaccccccccatcccagccGTGCCCCGGGGCACTCCCTCAcacccccatgtcccccccccccaccgtgTCTCCAGAGCCCCCTCGCACGCCCAGTCGCACTTCAGCGGGGTGGTGGTGGGCGAGTCGGCCATGCGCAGCGAGCAGGACGTGGGCAGCGCCCTCGCCTTCGACTTCCAGGTGAgatttggaggggggggggaggacacattttggggggggggggggggttggctGGGACAGCTCCGTCGCCCGGTGCCACCCACGCTCCCCGCAGGTGTCCACCAAGGGCGAGGCGCTGGGCGCCCTGGGCACCATCCTGCTGGGTTTCGAGTGGCCCTACGAGGTCCCCAACGGGAAGTGGCTCCTGTACCCCACCGAGATCCTCATCGACGGCAACGGCACCTGCCGGCCCCCCGGGGGGGTCGTCAACCCCCTCAACCTCACGGTGAGTGGCCTGGTGCTGCCGCTCGGCCCCTCGCCCGGCTGGAGACGCCTGGGGGGGGGCTCTGATGTGGGGGGGGGTCGTGGGGTTTTTTGGttcctctccagctgctggaggacagGACCCCGACGCGGCAGAGACGGGAGCTGGGGGCGGCCGAGCCCGCGGAGCCCCCCCTCACGCTGGCCACCGCCAAGAAGGCCAAGTCGGAGGTGCTGCTGGTGAGCGGGGGCTGTGGGCgcagaggaaggggggggggggggggggcgtgctCTGGATGCAGCCCGGTGTGCACATGCGGTGACCCTAAACTGCGTGCGTGCGTGTGGTGACCCCAAAGTGCGTGCATGTGCACGCGGTGACCCCAAACTCTGCACACAGTGACCCCGAACTGAGCACATGTGCCTGCGGTGACCCCGAACTGCGCACGTGTGGTGACCCCAAACGGCGCGTGTGTGCATGCGGTGACCCCAAACTGCGCGTGCACAGCATGCACCCCGCCGTAGTCACGCACACCTCACACGTACCGGACTGGGGTCTCTGGCGCTGCGCACCCCGCTGAGcgcccctctccccctcccagagctgctcccagggcaCCGCTCGCTGCGTCTGGTTCGAGTGCCCCCTCCTCGACACCCAGCGCCCCACCACCTTCCGTGTCCGTGCCCGGGTGTGGAACAGCACCTTCATTGAGGTCAgtgcgggcagcggggccgggctgccccccccccccccctcaccccccccagcaccgggTCCTCGGGGTCTCAGCCCCTGGCACCGTCCCCTGCCCCaatccccgcccccccccccacctccggTCCGTGCGCCCCCAGGATTACAGCAACTTTGACCGGGTGAAAGTGGACGGCACGGCCACGCTCTTCCTCCGCACCCACGTCCCCACCATCAGCATGAAGAACCACACGGTGCGGGTGAGTCCTCGCCGGGgatgggctggggaagggggggggggggggggaactgggagcactgggagcttccccccaccccaaccgAGGCTCTCGGGGGCTCTCCCAGTTCTCCGTGGACGTCGACTCGGAGCTGACGGAGGAGCAGCCGGCCGAGATCGCGCtgtggctggtgctggtggccgTGGCggccgggctgctgctgctggggctgatcATCGTGCTGCTGTGGAAGGTGAGGGGGGGGCACCCGGgactccccccctcccccccctccatgaggaggagg contains these protein-coding regions:
- the ITGA3 gene encoding LOW QUALITY PROTEIN: integrin alpha-3 (The sequence of the model RefSeq protein was modified relative to this genomic sequence to represent the inferred CDS: deleted 1 base in 1 codon), which translates into the protein MARHPGVLGVLVLGALLRAAAFNLDTAFPVLKEGAARSGFFGFSVALHRQSERQERYLLLVGAPRDEDPQNGTRTGAVYACPLSASTSDCQRLDIELKSEPDKYIIEDMWLGVTVASQRQPAGRVLACAHRYTRVLWSGSEDQRRMVGRCYVRGNDLRLDLTDEWQTYHNEMCNSNVDAEETGMCQMGTSAGFTSNIIYFGAPGAYNWQGTNYMLKRETWDLHDFSYPNEKNGNTYIGYTAEVGSGVLQEDAVTVVAGAPRYQHTGAVYLLSTSPQNTLEKSSVLRGHQVGSYFGSAVALADLNNDGWQDLVVGAPYYFQRKQEVGGAVYVYMNEVGGFQPDPSLVLTGPSYSAFGFAIASIGDINQDGFQDIAVGAPFEGAGKVYIYHSSAGGLLAKPSQVVSGSDLGPASMQTFGYSLSGGLDVDGNSYPDLLVGSLAERVALLRARPVLNILDKTFTVTPSKVDPARCTPSSCITVTVCFAYNQSAGNPKYNEKITLEYVLEADKERHPPRVRFLGTHSATYRGVFPMPETHCESKELLLLENIRDKLHPIVLSMNYSLVEKPRSFQLGPHSLDAFPVLNQDQSHENETKIEFQKECGSDNKCYSNLQMRSGFINEQNQFLPRLNGTQVLQYSRDLRKLHLGVNITNAPSTDSNGEDAHEAQLNITVPPNLLFSSVRPSGACTSVEETVLCELGNPFKKNQRLELLITFEVNSMALDTREVLIWLDLSTQSTQEDLQPVLAKLLVDYSIQSSLTVAPSHAQSHFSGVVVGESAMRSEQDVGSALAFDFQVSTKGEALGALGTILLGFEWPYEVPNGKWLLYPTEILIDGNGTCRPPGGVVNPLNLTLLEDRTPTRQRRELGAAEPAEPPLTLATAKKAKSEVLLSCSQGTARCVWFECPLLDTQRPTTFRVRARVWNSTFIEDYSNFDRVKVDGTATLFLRTHVPTISMKNHTVRFSVDVDSELTEEQPAEIALWLVLVAVAAGLLLLGLIIVLLWKCGFFRRASTRAMYEAKGQKAEMRIQPSETERLTDDY